The Thunnus albacares chromosome 13, fThuAlb1.1, whole genome shotgun sequence genome segment atagagaggctgagtgaatgtggtctggactctgtggaggagagtcatggtttcagagacgctgtagaaggacagaatacctgctctgtgatccaggtacactcctactctggaggaccGAGGACCTGAGACAGGAGTTGAGATGTTGTTGAACCAAAACTTATAACTTTTACTGTCACAATCTAACgcccaagatttgtcattgtgtCCAAAGTAACTTTCATcccctgctctgctgatattcttgtatgcaACTGCTACATAAACTCTCCTCCcgctccactccacctcccagtaacaacgtccagtcagactctctctactcaggatCTGCCAATCTgtagtgaatctgtctgggtgactagaATAAGACTGTTGTTTCATCATGactgttgcttttctgttcccctcagataataacagatttatgtgtgcagtgtttggatccagtgtgatttcacgtGAATGTTTTAAGAATCCAGCTCTGGTCCTGGGTTCTGGTTGTGGCAGTAAAACGttcacttcagtcactgtcagtgagatgtttgtccatttctccttCAGGACGTCttgtagttgatctctgagctctgacacagctgctgtcacatcctcaaagtatctcagaggacggatattgatgctggatgagtctgtaggttgactgagttgtgacagtgaggggtagttgtgtagaaactggttgtgatcctctgtgtgtgagagctgcttcagttcagcatctttcctcttcagctcagtgatctcctgctccagcttctcctgaagctctttgactcgactcacttcagtttcctgctgggatctgatctgctgcttcacatcagagcttcttttctggatgagacggatcagctcagtgaagatcttctcactgtcctccactgctttatcagcagagcgattgacggcctccacttcctgttgaagcagcttcacatctttctctctgtcctggattctctgctggatgttttgtcgactcacctcgagctctctctgcctctcagtcctttctgctgcagctgagactgtgtcgtggcctttatgttcatccacagagcagagataacagatactctgctgatcagtacgacagaacatcttcatcacctcatcatgacgagagcagatgttctcctgcaGCGTCttggaggggtcgaccagcttgtgtttctttaatggaCCGACATCATAGTGAGGCTGgaggtgtttctcacagtaagaggccagacacaccagacagaatTTGaaggctttcagcttcctcccagtgcagaaaTCACAGGCAACATCTTtaggtccagcatagcagtgatcagcaggagcagcttggagtccagtcttcttcagctgctccactaaaactgctaacatggtgtttttcaccaggacaggcctcggtgcgaaggtctgtctgcactgagggcagct includes the following:
- the LOC122995568 gene encoding E3 ubiquitin/ISG15 ligase TRIM25-like, producing MAQQGVQLDREAFSCSICLDLLKDPVTIHCGHSYCMSCIKGFWDEEDEKKIHSCPQCRQTFAPRPVLVKNTMLAVLVEQLKKTGLQAAPADHCYAGPKDVACDFCTGRKLKAFKFCLVCLASYCEKHLQPHYDVGPLKKHKLVDPSKTLQENICSRHDEVMKMFCRTDQQSICYLCSVDEHKGHDTVSAAAERTERQRELEVSRQNIQQRIQDREKDVKLLQQEVEAVNRSADKAVEDSEKIFTELIRLIQKRSSDVKQQIRSQQETEVSRVKELQEKLEQEITELKRKDAELKQLSHTEDHNQFLHNYPSLSQLSQPTDSSSINIRPLRYFEDVTAAVSELRDQLQDVLKEKWTNISLTVTEVNVLLPQPEPRTRAGFLKHSREITLDPNTAHINLLLSEGNRKATVMMKQQSYSSHPDRFTTDWQILSRESLTGRCYWEVEWSGRRVYVAVAYKNISRAGDESYFGHNDKSWALDCDSKSYKFWFNNISTPVSGPRSSRVGVYLDHRAGILSFYSVSETMTLLHRVQTTFTQPLYAGLWFYDCGTTAEFCKLK